A region of the Myxococcus stipitatus DSM 14675 genome:
CAACTCCGTGCTCACCCTCGACAATCGTACACCATATGCTGCCGAACGGGCATTTGTGCGCGACAAGACAGGCATCGACCATTGGGTAGTGATTGTCAAAGCAACATACGACATCGCTACGGGCGGCGTTGTCAGGCTCGCCGATAGACAGGAGCCACCACTTCTTGAGTCGATCCACTGGGGCGATCCAGGAAAGTCCAGCATCCGTTTCGAGACGGATTTCGTTCTGATGAAGCCGGGGACGGATGTTCTTGTCAATGGAACCGCCCATGCACCGAAGGGGAAGGCTGTCGCAGCAGTGCCTATCAGGGTACGGGTTTCGACAATCGACAAGACTCTCATCGTCTCGGGTGTGAGTGTTTTCTATCAGGGCGCATTCGACCTAAAGGTCACGAAGCCGTTCCCGTTCGTGAGCATGCCGATCCGGTACGAACAAGCATATGGTGGATCCGATACCACTTCGCCCGACCCCAAGGAGCATCGCGCGGACATGAGAAACCCCATCGGCGTGGGGTTTGCTACCCGTTCCGCGCATCTTGCTGACAAGCCAGCCCCGAGTGTCCTTTATCCGGCAGGAGATGCACGCAAGAACGGCCCGGCAGGCTACGGAGCGATCCCAACTCATTGGTCGCCGCGGCGTGAACTCGGCGGGACTTACGACGAGCACTGGCTCACAAAGCAGAAGCCGTTGCTTCCAACTGATTGGACTGAGGAATGCTTGCTCTGCGCGCCCGTCGACCAACGGGTAGCGGGGCACCTTCATGGTGGTGAGAGCGTTGAGCTCGTCCACATGACCCCTAGCGGGGTGCTCCGATTCGCGTTGCCGAAGGTGTTCCTCTCGTTCGCAACCCATTTCGGCCGCAAGGTTGAAGAGCATCGGAGCAAACTCGTAACTGTCATTGTGGAGCCAGACGAAGCGCGGGTGCTCTTGGTGTGGCAGACGACCCTCAAAGTCCCGCTCCGGATGATGGACTACCTCGATAAAACGGTCATCACCGAGAAAAGGCACGTGCGATGAGCAGTGCGGTGCACATTGTAGCACTCGGAGCACGAACTCCCGTCGGACTTACTGCCGCCAGCAGCGCAGCGGCCGTACGCGCCCGGATCTCTCGGCTGAAGCTGCATCCACACTTTGTAGACTCGACAGGGGCGAAACTCAGGGGGGCCATCGACGGCGTGATGGACCCTCTAGTCCAAGGCGTTGCGCGCCTCGTGGAATTCGCAACACATTCGATAAACGAAGTCGCGAGCCAACTCCCGACCGACTTGGCTAAGGGCCCTCGGCCGATCCCTCTCTTCCTATCAGTCCCTGAGTACCGGCCCGGATTTTCTCCGAATGATGAAGCAAGGCTCGTCAATGAGTTGCAATTGAAGATTCCTTATCGCCTGAGCGTGACCATCGCACACAAGGGACACGCAGGGGCGTTCGCAGGGCTCGAACTCGCGACGGAAATGATTCGCACGGGTCGCTCGAACCTCGTTCTCGTCGGAGGAGTCGAGA
Encoded here:
- a CDS encoding DUF2169 family type VI secretion system accessory protein, whose amino-acid sequence is MLTLDNRTPYAAERAFVRDKTGIDHWVVIVKATYDIATGGVVRLADRQEPPLLESIHWGDPGKSSIRFETDFVLMKPGTDVLVNGTAHAPKGKAVAAVPIRVRVSTIDKTLIVSGVSVFYQGAFDLKVTKPFPFVSMPIRYEQAYGGSDTTSPDPKEHRADMRNPIGVGFATRSAHLADKPAPSVLYPAGDARKNGPAGYGAIPTHWSPRRELGGTYDEHWLTKQKPLLPTDWTEECLLCAPVDQRVAGHLHGGESVELVHMTPSGVLRFALPKVFLSFATHFGRKVEEHRSKLVTVIVEPDEARVLLVWQTTLKVPLRMMDYLDKTVITEKRHVR